The following proteins are encoded in a genomic region of Thiomonas sp. X19:
- a CDS encoding PRC-barrel domain-containing protein, translated as MNYEERDTYGMYKGRTNGGNVGAVHEGSRTGLMGADTLIGTDVHNEQADNLGEIKEIMLDMRSGRVEYAVLSFGGFLGMGEKLFAVPWGALKLDADHKYFVLNVDKERLKSAPGFDKDNWPNMVDPTWATSIHSYYGTKSYTARAT; from the coding sequence ATGAACTACGAAGAGCGGGATACCTATGGCATGTACAAAGGCCGGACGAATGGCGGGAACGTGGGCGCCGTGCATGAAGGCAGCCGCACCGGCCTGATGGGCGCCGACACGCTGATTGGCACCGATGTGCATAACGAGCAGGCGGACAACCTGGGCGAGATCAAGGAAATCATGCTGGACATGCGCAGTGGCCGCGTTGAATATGCGGTGCTGTCGTTCGGCGGCTTTCTTGGCATGGGCGAGAAGTTGTTTGCCGTGCCGTGGGGTGCTCTGAAGCTTGACGCTGACCACAAATACTTCGTGCTGAATGTGGACAAGGAGCGCCTCAAAAGCGCCCCGGGTTTCGACAAGGACAACTGGCCCAATATGGTGGATCCAACCTGGGCCACGAGCATCCACAGCTACTACGGCACCAAGTCCTACACGGCTCGCGCCACGTAG
- a CDS encoding PHB depolymerase family esterase, whose translation MHASLQNLIREATRLTQAGRLDEATAAIQRALGVMRADKADAASADRPADGRFELPAPAAAARGETHGRPERALSPAGAAAGAQQLGDGLEMDRQKNIEDAHGDSQPGFTALGRRLVPQGAAGVVREPSGRSAFVDGVFEHAGTTRRYKLYIPAGHDARALPLVVMLHGCNQSPEDFAAGTGMNARAGEQGFFVLYPEQAQEANPARCWNWFQQDHQLRGLGEPALIAAMAQALVLRHGMDGRRVYIAGLSAGGAMAAIVAAAYPDVFAAVGVHSGLAPGAADNLPDALAAMRGGAAGRRPQGQGKGKGPVPVSGPAIRPRILVPTIVFHGDQDRTVHPRNGEQVIAAAMDRLGATEPAAPERQLRTERGISAGGQSYTRSHHDAQGQAMSEHWSLHGAGHAWSGGRAEGSYTDPSGPDATGEMLRFFFAQPYGPAGH comes from the coding sequence ATGCATGCATCCCTGCAGAATCTGATTCGCGAGGCGACGAGGCTGACCCAGGCCGGCCGCTTGGACGAGGCCACCGCGGCCATTCAGCGGGCGCTGGGCGTGATGCGTGCCGACAAGGCCGACGCTGCCAGCGCCGACCGGCCTGCCGATGGCAGATTTGAACTGCCGGCGCCGGCAGCCGCGGCTCGCGGGGAAACGCACGGCCGCCCGGAGCGTGCTCTTTCCCCCGCGGGGGCTGCCGCGGGGGCGCAGCAGCTTGGGGATGGTCTCGAAATGGATCGACAGAAGAACATCGAGGATGCGCACGGCGACAGCCAACCCGGCTTCACCGCCTTGGGGCGCAGGCTGGTGCCGCAAGGCGCTGCCGGAGTCGTTCGGGAGCCAAGCGGCCGGAGCGCCTTCGTCGACGGCGTGTTCGAGCATGCGGGCACGACGCGCCGCTACAAGCTCTACATCCCAGCGGGGCACGACGCGCGGGCGCTGCCGCTCGTGGTCATGCTGCATGGCTGCAATCAGAGCCCTGAGGATTTCGCCGCCGGCACGGGCATGAATGCGAGGGCTGGCGAGCAGGGATTCTTCGTGCTCTACCCCGAGCAGGCGCAGGAGGCCAATCCCGCCCGCTGCTGGAACTGGTTTCAGCAGGACCACCAGTTGCGCGGCCTGGGAGAGCCGGCCTTGATCGCCGCGATGGCGCAGGCGCTGGTGCTGCGGCATGGCATGGATGGCCGCCGCGTTTACATCGCGGGGCTGTCGGCCGGTGGCGCGATGGCGGCCATCGTTGCGGCGGCTTATCCCGACGTTTTCGCGGCGGTCGGGGTGCATTCCGGTCTCGCCCCCGGCGCGGCAGACAACCTGCCGGACGCCCTCGCGGCCATGCGCGGCGGTGCGGCGGGGCGGCGCCCACAGGGCCAGGGCAAAGGTAAAGGCCCGGTCCCGGTCTCGGGCCCAGCCATCAGGCCGCGGATTCTGGTGCCGACCATCGTGTTCCACGGCGACCAGGACCGCACGGTTCATCCGCGCAATGGCGAGCAGGTCATCGCCGCGGCCATGGACCGCCTCGGCGCCACCGAGCCGGCCGCGCCTGAACGGCAGCTCCGCACGGAACGAGGCATTTCTGCGGGCGGCCAAAGCTACACCCGCAGCCACCACGACGCACAAGGCCAGGCCATGAGCGAACACTGGTCCTTGCATGGTGCGGGGCATGCCTGGTCCGGCGGGCGCGCCGAGGGTTCGTACACCGACCCCAGCGGACCCGATGCCACCGGCGAGATGCTGCGATTCTTCTTCGCCCAGCCGTATGGCCCGGCCGGGCATTGA
- a CDS encoding type III polyketide synthase, whose product MYFRGIGTATPPARYTKAECLDAFQQSDWFARLDVRSHFIASTVLQRDNGMEARQLAVDTLGDVFTIDPNTLAQRFLDNAPVLAAQAAQRALAKAGLELGDIGAVIVSTCTGYLCPGLSGYVVERLGLRADVQAFDLVGQGCAAALPNMQLGRALLASGAAEHVLSVCVEICSAAMFLDNDPGVLISACLFGDGAGAVVLSSAPNAAGPRIAWKDSMSLIDPTERKALMFESSDGMLRNILTRAVPSLAAAHARRVLDAVLARAGLGMGDIGTWIMHAGGRDVLLALERQFGLPAGNLRYSSTMLRQYGNLSSAFVYFVLEAALADAAPPGWWWLSSFGAGFSCHGALLEVTA is encoded by the coding sequence ATGTACTTTCGTGGAATCGGTACCGCTACGCCACCCGCGCGCTACACCAAGGCCGAGTGCCTCGACGCGTTCCAGCAATCCGACTGGTTCGCGCGGCTGGACGTGCGCTCGCACTTCATTGCCAGCACCGTCCTGCAGCGCGACAACGGCATGGAAGCGCGCCAGCTTGCGGTCGATACGCTCGGCGATGTCTTCACCATCGACCCGAACACCCTGGCCCAGCGTTTTCTCGACAACGCCCCCGTGCTGGCGGCGCAGGCGGCGCAGCGTGCCCTGGCCAAGGCCGGTCTGGAGCTAGGCGACATCGGCGCGGTCATCGTCAGCACCTGCACCGGCTACCTCTGCCCGGGGCTGTCGGGCTATGTGGTCGAGCGCCTGGGGCTGCGCGCCGATGTGCAGGCCTTCGACCTCGTGGGCCAGGGCTGTGCCGCGGCGCTGCCCAATATGCAGCTCGGCCGCGCCCTGCTCGCTTCGGGAGCGGCCGAGCATGTGCTCTCGGTTTGCGTCGAAATCTGCAGCGCCGCGATGTTTCTCGACAATGACCCCGGGGTGCTGATCAGCGCCTGCCTGTTCGGCGACGGCGCCGGCGCGGTGGTGTTGTCGAGCGCGCCGAATGCCGCCGGGCCGCGCATCGCCTGGAAGGACAGCATGTCGCTGATCGACCCGACCGAGCGCAAGGCGCTGATGTTCGAGAGCAGCGACGGCATGCTGCGCAACATCCTGACGCGCGCCGTGCCCTCCCTGGCCGCCGCGCATGCGCGCCGCGTGCTCGACGCCGTGCTGGCGCGCGCCGGGCTGGGCATGGGCGACATCGGCACCTGGATCATGCATGCCGGTGGGCGCGACGTGCTGCTCGCGCTGGAACGCCAGTTCGGCCTGCCGGCCGGGAACCTACGCTACAGTTCGACGATGCTGCGCCAGTACGGCAATCTGTCGAGCGCCTTCGTCTACTTCGTGCTGGAAGCGGCACTGGCCGACGCGGCGCCGCCGGGCTGGTGGTGGCTCTCGTCCTTCGGCGCCGGCTTCAGCTGCCACGGCGCGCTGCTGGAGGTGACGGCATGA
- a CDS encoding trans-aconitate 2-methyltransferase has translation MKGVAMTPLPRSVSAETLDGLAEDDPVAMRSRRDLQRVHRFMGTRSIVLRALRRWPMPRDAATPLRVLELGAGDGSLMLGVARALAPAWPRVELTLLDRQALITPAAVEHYAQAGWRATSRTVDVLDWAAEPAEVSPGDGRAERWDVIIANLFLHHFEAQQLAALLRAIAARCDRFFACEPRRARFALAGSHLVGALGANAVTRQDAVLSVHAGFQGVELSSLWPVWDGSWNLREHSAGLFSHCLLAERSGAG, from the coding sequence ATGAAAGGCGTGGCCATGACGCCTCTGCCGCGTAGCGTCAGCGCTGAAACCCTCGACGGCCTGGCCGAGGACGACCCCGTCGCCATGCGCTCGCGCCGCGACCTGCAGCGGGTGCATCGCTTCATGGGCACGCGCTCCATCGTGCTGCGCGCCTTGCGCCGCTGGCCCATGCCGCGCGACGCGGCCACACCCTTGCGCGTGCTCGAACTCGGCGCCGGCGATGGCAGCCTGATGCTGGGCGTCGCCCGCGCCCTGGCACCGGCGTGGCCGCGCGTCGAACTCACGCTGCTGGACCGCCAGGCGCTGATCACGCCGGCGGCCGTCGAGCATTATGCCCAGGCGGGCTGGCGCGCGACGAGCAGGACCGTCGATGTCCTGGACTGGGCCGCCGAGCCGGCGGAGGTCTCGCCGGGCGACGGCCGCGCCGAACGCTGGGACGTGATCATCGCCAACCTGTTCCTGCATCATTTCGAGGCGCAGCAGCTTGCAGCGCTGCTGCGCGCCATCGCAGCCCGCTGCGACCGCTTCTTCGCCTGTGAGCCACGTCGCGCCAGGTTTGCGCTCGCGGGCAGCCATCTCGTCGGCGCCCTCGGTGCCAATGCCGTCACGCGCCAGGACGCGGTCCTGAGCGTGCACGCGGGCTTCCAGGGCGTCGAGCTCTCGTCGCTGTGGCCGGTGTGGGACGGCAGCTGGAACCTGCGGGAACATTCCGCCGGCCTGTTCAGCCACTGCCTGCTCGCCGAGCGCTCCGGGGCGGGCTGA
- a CDS encoding NAD(P)/FAD-dependent oxidoreductase, with the protein MQAPLDAIIIGAGPAGSAAAILLARAGWSVALLERQRFPRRKVCGECLAASNLPLLDHLGIGPAFQAAAGPDLRQVALLRGQQQVLAELPGAAQEGQRWGRALGRETLDTLLLEQARAAGAQVLQPWAVQAVRGGRGDWTMEAREAETGALLTLRAPVAIAAQGSWEVLPWERPRGRPSEDDETASDGRAFSQDRPRRQRLRRDADLFAFKANFRHAAQAESRLSVLALDGGYGGMVLADRGITTVACCVRRDRLAACRRDEPGLRAGDAVEAWLIRTCAGVRRALAPAQREGPWLAVGPLDPGIRLSAGDAMFRIGNAAGEAHPIVGEGMSMALQSAWLLCAHLLGPQTVDAAGPGTAFSAAARAMPHPTIGSEAWQRAMALRYATAWRRQFAPRLWLAAAFAHAAMRPAASAPLLTLARAWPGLLTQGASWSGKTRGIAGPAALALPRHARATATPTQGPRSSQGKATSNPLKELP; encoded by the coding sequence ATGCAGGCGCCTCTCGACGCCATCATCATCGGCGCCGGGCCTGCAGGCTCGGCCGCCGCCATCCTCTTGGCGCGCGCCGGATGGTCGGTCGCGCTGCTCGAGAGGCAGCGTTTTCCGCGCCGCAAGGTTTGCGGCGAATGTCTCGCCGCGAGCAATCTGCCCCTGCTCGACCACCTCGGCATCGGACCCGCCTTCCAAGCCGCGGCCGGCCCCGATTTGCGCCAGGTCGCGCTGCTGCGCGGCCAGCAACAGGTGCTGGCGGAACTGCCGGGCGCGGCGCAGGAAGGCCAGCGCTGGGGCCGCGCGCTCGGGCGCGAAACCCTGGACACGCTGCTGCTCGAACAGGCCCGCGCGGCGGGCGCGCAGGTGCTGCAACCCTGGGCGGTGCAGGCGGTGCGCGGTGGCAGGGGCGACTGGACCATGGAGGCGCGCGAGGCCGAAACCGGCGCCCTGCTGACGCTGCGCGCGCCGGTGGCCATTGCCGCGCAGGGCTCCTGGGAGGTGCTGCCTTGGGAGCGCCCCCGAGGCCGGCCTTCCGAGGATGATGAGACCGCTTCGGACGGCCGGGCGTTTTCTCAGGACCGGCCACGGCGCCAGCGGCTGCGCCGCGACGCCGATCTGTTCGCCTTCAAGGCCAACTTCCGCCACGCCGCACAGGCCGAGAGCCGGCTCTCGGTGCTCGCGCTCGACGGCGGCTACGGCGGCATGGTGCTGGCCGACCGCGGCATCACCACCGTGGCCTGCTGTGTGCGCCGCGACCGGCTCGCCGCCTGCAGGCGCGACGAACCCGGGCTGCGTGCGGGAGACGCCGTCGAAGCCTGGCTGATTCGAACCTGCGCCGGTGTGCGCAGGGCGCTGGCCCCGGCGCAGCGCGAAGGGCCGTGGCTGGCTGTCGGGCCGCTCGACCCTGGCATCCGGCTCAGCGCCGGCGACGCCATGTTCCGCATCGGCAATGCCGCCGGCGAGGCCCACCCGATCGTGGGCGAAGGCATGAGCATGGCGCTGCAATCGGCCTGGCTGCTGTGCGCCCATCTGCTCGGGCCGCAGACCGTCGATGCAGCGGGGCCGGGCACCGCATTTTCCGCTGCGGCCAGGGCCATGCCACACCCCACCATCGGCAGCGAGGCCTGGCAGCGCGCCATGGCCCTGCGCTATGCCACGGCCTGGCGGCGCCAGTTCGCGCCGCGGCTGTGGCTGGCTGCGGCCTTCGCCCACGCGGCCATGCGGCCGGCGGCGTCGGCGCCGCTCCTGACCCTTGCGCGGGCATGGCCCGGGCTGCTGACGCAAGGCGCAAGCTGGAGCGGCAAGACCCGCGGCATTGCCGGCCCAGCGGCCCTGGCCTTGCCGCGCCATGCGCGCGCCACGGCAACGCCAACGCAGGGACCCCGCTCCAGCCAAGGCAAGGCCACGTCCAACCCACTCAAGGAACTGCCATGA
- a CDS encoding acyl carrier protein, with translation MTTTFERLCAILVKDYKLDPESLTPDATLESLGIDSLGAAELFFNAEDVFGVTFPPEQVPLLTLGDVVRYIDALLAEQHGGKPKATPAEPAAQQAR, from the coding sequence ATGACAACGACCTTCGAGCGCCTGTGCGCCATTCTGGTGAAGGATTACAAACTCGACCCGGAATCGCTGACCCCGGATGCCACGCTGGAAAGCCTGGGCATCGATTCGCTCGGCGCCGCCGAACTGTTTTTCAACGCGGAGGATGTGTTCGGTGTCACCTTCCCGCCGGAGCAGGTGCCGCTGCTCACGCTCGGCGATGTGGTGCGCTACATCGACGCGCTGCTTGCGGAACAACATGGCGGCAAGCCCAAGGCGACGCCAGCCGAGCCTGCCGCGCAGCAGGCGAGATGA
- a CDS encoding beta-ketoacyl synthase, which yields MRRVAVTGIGVLCPLGKSVAEVYGNAHAGRSGVHRLEAPFAHRLIAPLAATVPRFDGTEHFDPPKLRMLDRVSQFALVAARQALDAAGGMLDACDRSRAGVFVGTGMGGCLSNDEGYQTLYGEASDRIKPYTVLLGMPNAPAGWIGLEHGLLGPGLTYSTACAASAVAIGEAWLRIASGSLDLALAGGAEAPLAFGSLKAWEALRTLATIDAAEPSASCKPFSQNRSGMVLGEGAAMLVLEPWEQAVARGAAIHGEILGYGLSTDAGHLTRPSVAGQAAAMRAALQSAALDPQDIDMINAHGTGTLANDAVETAAIKAVFGARALHIPISATKAMHGHLLGAAGALECALSLLALQHGTALPTMHLQCPDPACDLDYVPNVARDGVAARTLLSNSFAFGGTNAVLVLRAASPAASG from the coding sequence ATGAGACGGGTCGCAGTCACCGGCATCGGCGTGCTTTGCCCACTGGGCAAGAGTGTGGCGGAGGTTTACGGCAACGCGCATGCCGGGCGCTCCGGCGTTCACCGCCTCGAAGCGCCGTTTGCCCATCGGCTGATCGCGCCGCTCGCCGCCACGGTGCCGAGGTTCGACGGCACGGAGCATTTCGATCCGCCCAAGCTGCGCATGCTCGACCGCGTCAGCCAGTTCGCCCTGGTGGCCGCGCGCCAGGCCCTCGACGCCGCTGGCGGCATGCTCGACGCCTGCGACCGCAGCCGTGCCGGTGTTTTCGTCGGCACGGGCATGGGCGGTTGCCTCAGCAACGACGAGGGCTACCAGACGCTTTACGGCGAAGCTTCCGACCGCATCAAGCCCTACACCGTGCTGCTGGGCATGCCCAACGCGCCAGCCGGGTGGATCGGCCTGGAGCATGGCTTGCTCGGCCCCGGCCTGACCTACTCGACCGCTTGCGCCGCGTCGGCCGTGGCGATCGGCGAGGCCTGGTTGCGCATCGCCAGCGGCAGCCTGGATCTGGCCCTTGCCGGTGGCGCGGAAGCCCCGCTGGCCTTCGGCTCCCTGAAGGCCTGGGAGGCGCTGCGCACACTGGCCACCATCGACGCCGCCGAGCCCTCGGCATCGTGCAAGCCGTTCTCACAAAACCGCAGTGGCATGGTCCTCGGCGAAGGCGCGGCCATGCTGGTGCTGGAGCCCTGGGAGCAGGCCGTCGCCCGGGGGGCTGCGATTCACGGCGAAATTCTGGGCTACGGGCTCAGCACCGATGCCGGCCACCTCACCCGGCCGAGCGTCGCGGGCCAGGCTGCGGCGATGCGCGCCGCGCTGCAATCTGCCGCGCTCGACCCGCAGGACATCGACATGATCAACGCGCACGGCACCGGCACGCTGGCCAACGACGCCGTGGAGACGGCTGCGATCAAGGCCGTGTTCGGCGCCCGCGCCCTGCACATCCCCATCAGCGCGACCAAGGCCATGCACGGCCACCTGCTCGGTGCCGCGGGCGCACTGGAATGCGCCTTGTCGCTGCTGGCCCTGCAGCACGGCACCGCCTTGCCGACCATGCACCTGCAGTGCCCGGACCCGGCATGCGATCTGGACTATGTGCCCAACGTCGCGCGCGACGGCGTTGCGGCGCGCACCCTGCTGTCGAACTCGTTCGCCTTCGGCGGCACCAACGCCGTGCTCGTGCTGCGCGCGGCATCGCCCGCTGCCAGCGGCTGA
- a CDS encoding CsbD family protein, whose amino-acid sequence MNWARIEGNWKQLKGQAKEQWGKLTDDQLDVIAGKRDQLAGKIQESYGITKDEAEKQLDAWQKSRKFD is encoded by the coding sequence ATGAACTGGGCACGTATCGAAGGAAACTGGAAACAGCTCAAGGGCCAGGCCAAGGAGCAGTGGGGAAAACTCACGGATGACCAGTTGGATGTGATTGCCGGCAAACGCGACCAGCTCGCCGGCAAGATTCAGGAATCGTATGGAATCACCAAGGACGAGGCCGAAAAGCAGCTCGACGCCTGGCAGAAAAGCCGCAAATTCGATTGA
- a CDS encoding DUF3309 family protein, producing MSLGTILLIILVLMLIGVLPSWPHSRSWGYFPSGILGFILIIVLILFLTGRM from the coding sequence ATGTCATTAGGCACGATACTGCTGATCATCCTCGTTCTCATGTTGATCGGCGTTCTTCCAAGTTGGCCCCATAGCCGCAGCTGGGGTTATTTCCCAAGCGGTATTCTCGGATTTATTTTGATTATCGTTCTTATTCTTTTTCTGACGGGCCGGATGTAA
- a CDS encoding BON domain-containing protein → MRFNKVLYAFMLAASVASFTGCAATPTQDSTGQYLDDTAITAKVKAAIFADPNLKLFEIKVVTFKGVVQLSGFVGSREEELKAVDLARHVSGVKAVQNNMSVK, encoded by the coding sequence ATGCGATTCAACAAGGTTCTTTATGCATTCATGCTTGCGGCGTCGGTCGCAAGCTTCACGGGTTGCGCGGCGACACCGACACAGGACAGCACCGGCCAGTATCTCGATGACACCGCGATCACCGCCAAGGTGAAAGCCGCCATCTTCGCCGACCCCAACCTCAAGCTTTTCGAGATCAAGGTCGTGACGTTCAAGGGCGTGGTGCAGCTCAGCGGCTTCGTCGGCTCGCGCGAGGAGGAACTCAAGGCGGTGGACTTGGCTCGGCATGTGAGCGGCGTGAAGGCGGTGCAAAACAACATGAGCGTGAAGTAG
- a CDS encoding glycine zipper 2TM domain-containing protein has protein sequence MRTKQRFLPSIAAAAMLLALGGCAGMSRQNKDTAIGAGVGAVGGAVLSGGSGIGTVGGAAVGGVIGNQVGK, from the coding sequence ATGAGAACCAAGCAGAGATTCCTACCCTCCATCGCCGCCGCAGCCATGCTGCTCGCCCTGGGGGGCTGCGCCGGCATGTCGAGGCAGAATAAAGACACGGCCATCGGCGCCGGTGTCGGCGCCGTGGGTGGCGCCGTGTTGTCGGGCGGCAGTGGCATTGGCACGGTGGGTGGCGCGGCCGTCGGCGGCGTCATCGGCAACCAAGTCGGCAAGTAA
- a CDS encoding serine protease, with protein sequence MIEPLLLTTARISTFDHGRPLTGASGFYFERDQHLYLVTSRHVLIDAPSGHAPSRIEIELHTEADNLARSTALSVLLYDHGERLWRQGSDDGGEIDVAVIEIDRAMLPAGVLLCSFTPAHLQRCLREVEVGSPLLVVGFPLGFHDTLHHLPVVRQATIASSFGLCFQGQGYFLTDARTHRGTSGAPVVLRHPDGDPELPWKLLGVHTTRIDIGSRDLRQDESLGLNCAWYADILLTLTAPANAAER encoded by the coding sequence ATGATCGAACCCCTGCTGCTGACCACCGCCCGTATTTCGACCTTCGATCACGGCCGGCCGTTGACCGGGGCCAGCGGGTTTTACTTCGAGCGCGACCAGCATCTGTATCTGGTCACCAGCCGGCATGTGCTGATCGACGCGCCGAGCGGGCATGCCCCGAGCCGCATCGAAATCGAGTTGCACACCGAGGCCGACAACCTCGCCCGCTCCACCGCGCTCTCGGTCCTGCTCTACGACCATGGCGAGCGGCTCTGGCGCCAAGGCAGCGATGACGGTGGCGAAATCGACGTGGCGGTGATCGAGATCGATCGCGCCATGCTTCCGGCCGGTGTCCTGCTGTGCAGTTTCACGCCCGCGCACCTGCAGCGTTGCCTGCGGGAGGTGGAGGTGGGCAGCCCCCTGCTCGTGGTCGGTTTTCCGCTCGGCTTCCACGACACCTTGCATCATCTGCCCGTGGTGCGCCAGGCGACCATCGCCTCATCCTTCGGCCTGTGCTTTCAGGGCCAGGGCTACTTTCTCACCGACGCGCGCACCCATCGCGGCACCAGTGGCGCGCCCGTCGTGCTGCGCCATCCCGACGGCGACCCGGAACTGCCCTGGAAGCTGCTGGGCGTGCACACCACGCGCATCGACATCGGCAGCCGCGACCTGCGACAGGACGAGTCGCTCGGGCTGAACTGCGCCTGGTATGCCGACATCCTGCTCACGCTCACCGCGCCAGCCAATGCCGCCGAGCGCTGA
- a CDS encoding transglutaminase family protein, whose protein sequence is MIRMRLTLELNYEVFEPGCDFVFNIHAAHTEQQHVLEETLTLSQNIQFKVETSPASGNRAMRLRAAAGPLQVRYGATVDLQHHVAEPGQIAEVAVAQLPARVLGYIYPSRYCQSDRLYKLALREFGQIKPGYGRAMAIRDWVEQHTTFVMNTSNSNTSAIDTLVATEGVCRDFAHLMIALCRASNIPARFTTGIDYGADPGLGPTDFHAYVEVYLGGRWYIFDPSGTAIPMGFVRFGSGRDAADVAFATIFGPVRSSAPIITIEAIAGADGQLILPHHRTEALSTDD, encoded by the coding sequence ATGATCCGCATGCGTCTGACACTGGAGTTGAACTACGAGGTCTTCGAGCCCGGTTGCGACTTCGTCTTCAATATCCACGCCGCCCACACCGAGCAGCAGCATGTGCTGGAGGAGACCCTGACGCTGAGCCAGAACATCCAGTTCAAGGTCGAGACCAGCCCCGCCTCCGGCAATCGCGCCATGCGCCTGCGCGCGGCTGCGGGCCCTTTGCAAGTGCGCTACGGCGCCACGGTCGACCTGCAGCACCATGTCGCCGAACCCGGGCAGATCGCGGAAGTCGCGGTGGCGCAGTTGCCGGCGCGCGTGCTGGGCTACATCTACCCCAGCCGCTACTGCCAGTCGGACCGGCTGTACAAGCTGGCGCTGCGCGAATTCGGCCAGATCAAGCCTGGCTACGGCCGCGCCATGGCGATACGCGACTGGGTGGAGCAGCACACGACCTTCGTGATGAACACCTCGAACTCCAACACCTCGGCGATCGACACGCTGGTCGCGACCGAAGGGGTGTGCCGCGACTTCGCTCACCTGATGATTGCGCTGTGCCGGGCCAGCAACATCCCGGCGCGCTTCACCACCGGCATCGACTACGGCGCCGACCCCGGCCTCGGCCCCACCGACTTCCACGCCTATGTCGAGGTCTATCTGGGCGGGCGCTGGTACATCTTCGACCCCTCGGGCACGGCCATCCCCATGGGCTTCGTGCGCTTCGGCTCCGGGCGCGACGCGGCCGACGTGGCGTTCGCCACCATCTTCGGTCCGGTCCGCTCGTCCGCGCCCATCATCACCATCGAAGCCATTGCCGGCGCCGACGGCCAGCTGATCCTCCCGCACCACAGGACCGAGGCGCTTTCAACGGATGATTGA
- a CDS encoding universal stress protein — protein MTTKILIPLDASDTAQAAAAHAIGLAREHAAAVRFLVVIDFNSFMGSVPNMIEVMSNDARLMLDGWMQSATDAGLQASTAIAETSPEATDIAAVITADAQAWGADLIVFGSHGHGGLYHLLQPSVAAGVERLCAIPVLNVQLGDVPAA, from the coding sequence ATGACCACCAAAATACTCATTCCCCTCGACGCAAGCGACACGGCGCAGGCTGCGGCGGCACATGCCATCGGCCTGGCGCGCGAGCACGCGGCCGCCGTGCGTTTTCTGGTCGTCATCGACTTCAACAGTTTCATGGGTTCCGTCCCCAACATGATCGAAGTGATGAGCAACGATGCCCGGCTGATGCTCGATGGCTGGATGCAAAGCGCCACGGATGCCGGCCTGCAAGCCAGCACCGCCATCGCCGAGACCAGCCCCGAGGCCACCGACATTGCCGCCGTCATCACGGCCGACGCGCAGGCCTGGGGCGCCGACCTGATCGTGTTCGGCAGCCATGGGCACGGCGGCCTTTACCACCTGCTGCAGCCCAGCGTGGCGGCTGGCGTGGAGCGCCTGTGCGCCATTCCCGTGCTCAACGTGCAGCTGGGCGACGTGCCGGCGGCCTGA
- the dksA gene encoding RNA polymerase-binding protein DksA produces MHRQVSVTASIRRIKPLPPTVDQPLTAEQLAFFEALLLREREALLQSAHETTSHLQEFEPTPDPSDRASLEEDHALELRVRDRERRHLHAIDQALVRIHDGSYGLCEESGEPIGLARLMARPTATLSLDEQALRESTRNRRPVRGHA; encoded by the coding sequence ATGCATCGACAAGTTTCAGTCACGGCTTCCATCCGGCGCATCAAGCCGCTGCCGCCGACGGTTGATCAACCCCTCACGGCCGAGCAATTGGCGTTTTTCGAGGCCTTGCTGCTGCGTGAGCGCGAGGCCTTGTTGCAGTCGGCGCACGAGACCACCAGCCATCTGCAGGAGTTCGAGCCGACTCCCGACCCGTCTGACCGCGCCTCGCTGGAAGAGGACCATGCGCTCGAACTGCGGGTGCGTGACCGCGAGCGCAGGCATCTGCACGCCATCGACCAGGCGCTGGTGCGGATTCACGATGGCAGCTATGGCCTGTGCGAGGAGTCCGGCGAACCCATCGGCTTGGCCCGCCTGATGGCGCGCCCCACCGCGACGCTTTCCCTGGACGAGCAGGCCTTGCGCGAATCGACCCGCAACCGCCGGCCCGTGCGCGGCCATGCATGA